From one Arenicella chitinivorans genomic stretch:
- the csrA gene encoding carbon storage regulator CsrA has product MLILTRRINETLNIGDDVQVTVLGIKGNQVRIGINAPRDVPVHREEIYQRIKREERMGGDDQPEAAEEFSSDHDLRGAAYFSDEDSFGNK; this is encoded by the coding sequence ATGTTAATTTTAACTCGACGTATTAATGAAACGCTTAATATCGGCGATGATGTCCAAGTAACCGTACTTGGAATCAAAGGCAATCAGGTTCGCATTGGTATCAATGCGCCGCGTGATGTGCCTGTTCACCGAGAAGAGATTTACCAGCGAATCAAACGCGAAGAACGTATGGGTGGGGATGACCAGCCCGAAGCCGCAGAAGAATTCAGCAGCGACCATGATTTACGTGGTGCTGCCTACTTCAGCGACGAAGATTCATTTGGTAACAAGTAA